A window of Misgurnus anguillicaudatus chromosome 3, ASM2758022v2, whole genome shotgun sequence genomic DNA:
CTAATAAACACTTTCTCTTTCTGTTAAACTATTTACAGCGCAACAAACTTCTGATGAGAGTTTTCTCTTGATTTTGTTGTGTGTCTTGTTCACATGAAGATGAGATGATGGATGCTGAGATCATCAGGATAGATTCAGATGTCAGTGTATCATCTTCAGAGGGACTGACAGCACCCGAGTTCACCTGTCACTGTTGTTATGATCTTCTCATTGATCCCACCACACTCACCTGCGGTCACAATTTCTGTCGTCACTGCCTGGCGATGTGGTGGGCTTCCTCCGGCCAAGCACGATGTCCAGAGTGTCGAGAGATATGGGAAGGTTTTCCCAAAATCAACATTCTCCTTCGGTAAGCAAAACATTTGTATAGAGTATATGTGTTTGGCTATCATCTGTCGGTCCATTCAAATGAATGATTTCCACTTGGTGTTTTGAATGGCAGTGGAGGATTTCCactttattgttgtttttcGGTCTATATATATAGGTAcgtataaatgtttattttgtgccTAGACAATGGTTTTGTTCACCTAATGTGTCTTTAAACATTCTACTTATGTTCCTGGTTGATCTCCCTGAAGATGACTGCGTGTCATTTAATTCCTACTGTAGTCTTGTGGACAAAGGGCCAGAAAGTTTCCGGTTAATTTCTGGAAACCTTTCAGGGGAACTTAATCTGGGGAATTTCGGAAATATCATATTTGAAACTTAACAGAAACTTTATGGGAACTATTTGGAAATTTTAGgatatttatataaactatatcataaataaatattttatttatttataagcagacatgcatgcaaggtaatacaatttttcaaaatgacatcTTGACTGATTTGATTTTAAGTAGAACTTTAATTGATTATTTCATTGAGTAACACAACAGCATAATAAAGTTACAATATTATGATAGTGCTGGCGTACATTTAGATATTTGATTTACTGGCTAGCTATTAATTCCCGTTAaatcccatggaaagtttctagccttgaaaattcctggaattttgcaaccctaatCATAGGTAATTTTAGGATCATTTAGTCTTTACCTAGACATCATCACATCAGTTCTCCTTTGATTATTCTCAAGGTTGAGAAACGCTTTGTGTTTTAGGGACGCGGTGGAGAAGTTGTTTCCAGATGATGTGAACAGACGGAGAAGGGGTGTACAGGGTGACCCGCAGGCCTGTCAGGTTCTCCTGGCGTTCCATCAGTTTGGAGAGAAACGGGCTCATAGTGCAGGTGCATCAAAGCACTCACTTCAGCAAAAGGGATTTTACACTGGAGTCATAGCAGCGCTGTCCTGCATGAGCGTgagtctcacacacacacacacatacacacacacacacacacacacacacacacacacacacacacacacacgcacagagGTTTTAGAATGAGATTGTGTGCACAATATGTGATAACATGAtaaccgtgtgtgtgtgtgtgtgtgtgtgtgtgtgtgtgtgtgtgtgtgtgtgtgtgtgtgtgtgtgtgtgtgtgtgtgtgtgtgtgtgtgtgtgtgtgtgtgtgtagttgttgttgttgttgtacaTGATGTGGCCCAGAGTTGATCAGGATGCAGTCAGTAAACCGGTCAGCATGTGGAGTGTTGATGATGTCACTCTGTGGATGGATGAGTTAGGTGACTGGAGCAGACAATACAGAGAAACATTCAGACGGGAACAGATCAGTGGCAGGTATTGCAACACACCTATAAGTCATtattaattaaaacaaatcaaTAAATGTGCAGTGAAAGCCAATAATGCTGGTTTGCATGCATACATATGCTGAAGATAAAACATTTACTTCACTGTGTGATTTATCTAGATAATGATGTTTAGACTTTACCTACTAATCACCATCATAGAATTACAATGTTGTCTTTCTTtgccataacaaacatgttataaacacacaaagttatagcagTTACAAAAACTAACAAACTAAGAATCAAgagtcaagtccaactaaagCAAACGCTGATCACCATCAtagtgactttaaatgaaacagcgaAGTTAAAAATAACTCTACCAGTAATAATAGAGTTTAAatagagatggtgatagagaggataaagttACAGATTTCACTGCTTTTAACTCTGCATCTctctgtaagattgggacaGTATATATAcccagcagtgttcatttaactctggggattttctGTTGATATGAATTAAGATCAAGTTAAACATGTGTTTATGTAAACAGATTATTGACTGTTCTCGGAGATGAGGATCTGTCTACAGCTCCGTTCAGGATAGAAGATCCTCTCCACAGACGAGCTTTACTGCAGGAGATCCAGACCATCAAACATCTCGGAGTTAAAGCACCAGGAAACCTGTGGGAGTATAAGGTGTGTTTGAGACATGTATCTTACAAACATGAGGCACGTGTTAACTTTAATTAAACTCAGACAACAATACTGGCTGCAGTTCTTAGAGACTAAACATTGTCACATTAAGTGAAAATTTCTGTTATTTCAGTTGTTTAGTGagtgtttttttctaaaatattttttgtttctttatactttcacttttagtttttattgttCTGTCTTTGTTTATGAAAAGCACGGGACTTTACCATGAATACTATCATGCTTAAAATAGTACTCTTGACAGTAAAATCTGTCACTCCTGAAATCTTGTAATCAAATTGATCAAAACTTTGTAGAATATTTTTTACAGATGAGGAGAATCACACACTTAAAATCTTTATCATGAAGGTTATGTTATTTTCTTTGATTTGTGCATTTCTGTATTCTGTTTGTGTAGGCCATGAATTTAGGGAAATCTCTTTTTCTgatgattggtctgagagattCTCCGCGTGTAACGCTGCTTTACGTGTATCTGTTTGATTATGACCAAACGTTTCTTCCATTCATTCACACCTCCTGGCCTGCACAAAGGGCCAACACAACGCAGGATGACCCATCCGACAAAACtcaggtgtgtgtgtttgttatacTTTACGCTATTAACTTGTGTGAGCTACAACTAACACTTGCACGATCTCTTTCTCTGTGTGGAGTAGCATGATCAGCCAACGTGGCGTCAGTGGGCGGGGTTTCTGGTCATGTACTGTCTGCTGCCCTATCATCTGCTGATTGAATTTGCATGGAATTGGCTGAACGTTCATTATTGGACATCACGTATTGTCATCTTAAATGCCTCATTATTGTCAGTGCTGGAGATCACATTTATTTGGAGACTATGGAGCAGAGGAGAAATAATGTACACACACCACACAAACATAACGCTGTCACTATGTTGaatgttttttcattaaaacattcaaaataataatatgtttttatacTGAGCTAACATAGCAGCTATTCAGTTGTTGAGGACTTGCACCGAATAACACTTTGTGATGTTCCCATATCTCATTTCATCTCTTTAATGTTGTGTGTGAATTTCAGGACCCTTCCTAATAGGATGTGGCATCATTTGAAGAAGACGATGTCGCAGTGGTTAATATTGGTGCTGCTGTGGCCGATCATCCCTCACTTCATTTGTAACTGTGAATTCTACATAAGCCTTTACTTCAGCCCAATCTTTAATATAGTCGTGTTGAGCAAATGCTTCTAAATTCAGACATCTGGatatttaacacacacacatacacataaagCTATGATACAGCTGTGGCCTTTGAACACAATCATACAAATATACAGGAACACATAAAAACACTTAATCAGTTCACACACAGAATCAGAAGTTAATCAGTTCTGCTAAATTCTACATTTTGAATGATACTTACCGATGTGTAGATGGGTGCACATTTATGTTTGTGTTGCTATGttgtttatatttatgtatgttttattttttatttatagaaattGTTTCAAATCTATATTTTGTtataaaaatctattttctgATTCTTCTTATATTATTGAGATTGTTTTAATAGATTGTTCCATCGTTGACCTAACAAATTGTTGTTCCATCTTTGTTCGTTTTAACATATATGTTTTGCAAAAACATTTAAGACGGTAATAAAAAGTTTTCTAAGGGTGATGTGCGATTCTTtgagttaaattaaaataaagtatTTCATTTTAACATCTAGCCAACCTCTGGTTGAATTCACATTACacttcaaagcagctttacagaaagTGAGAAGGTAAACTTTGATTTCCTGGTACAGAATATTTTTGCAGTAAGCCTACTTCATTTGATGGAgtacacttttaaaataaaggttCTTCATAGCATTGCCATAGAAGAAATGTTTTTGGTTCTTCAAAGAATAatttagtcaaaggttctttaaagaaccatttctttacacatttgaagagtttcgttgcaaaatgagataaatccatttttaacatttttgtcaaaatatgtttattattatgttattattttgttttatggtgctacttagctgtatttttttagtt
This region includes:
- the LOC129443804 gene encoding bifunctional apoptosis regulator, giving the protein MMDAEIIRIDSDVSVSSSEGLTAPEFTCHCCYDLLIDPTTLTCGHNFCRHCLAMWWASSGQARCPECREIWEGFPKINILLRDAVEKLFPDDVNRRRRGVQGDPQACQVLLAFHQFGEKRAHSAGASKHSLQQKGFYTGVIAALSCMSLLLLLYMMWPRVDQDAVSKPVSMWSVDDVTLWMDELGDWSRQYRETFRREQISGRLLTVLGDEDLSTAPFRIEDPLHRRALLQEIQTIKHLGVKAPGNLWEYKAMNLGKSLFLMIGLRDSPRVTLLYVYLFDYDQTFLPFIHTSWPAQRANTTQDDPSDKTQHDQPTWRQWAGFLVMYCLLPYHLLIEFAWNWLNVHYWTSRIVILNASLLSVLEITFIWRLWSRGEIMTLPNRMWHHLKKTMSQWLILVLLWPIIPHFICNCEFYISLYFSPIFNIVVLSKCF